A part of Myxococcus landrumus genomic DNA contains:
- a CDS encoding FAD-dependent monooxygenase yields the protein MVTLHSVVIAGGGPTGLMLAAELALARVDVVVVERRASQDVVGSRSRGLHARSLEVLAQRGVVERFTSQGQAVQNVAFGQTLLDLSDFPTRHNHGLALMQERFERILAEWVGELAVPIYRGCEVTGFTQDDTHVDVELSDGRMLRARYLVGCDGGRSLIRKAAGIEFPGWDASISYLIAEVEMTGAPAFGIRRDEKGTYAMGKLEDGRVGVVLREEQVGSGDAPTLEGLREGLVALYGTDYGLSRATSLSRFTDMTRQAASYRDRRVLLAGDAAHVHSPMGGQGLNLGVQDAVNLGWKLAQVVRGVSPESLLDTYQAERHPVAARALRKTMAQTALSRGDARMDAVRETLAELLRMDEPRKQYAALMSGLDVHYDLGSGHPLLGRRMPDLDLVTEEGPRRVFHLLHDARPVLLNLGEPGTPDITPWEDRVRRVDARYTGAWELPVLGAVSAPVAVLIRPDGHVAWVGEGTDLGLHEALTRWFGPPVAQKMP from the coding sequence ATGGTGACACTGCACTCAGTGGTGATTGCTGGAGGGGGCCCGACCGGGCTGATGCTGGCGGCGGAGTTGGCGTTGGCGCGGGTGGACGTCGTCGTCGTCGAGCGGCGCGCCAGCCAGGACGTCGTCGGCTCTCGCTCGCGTGGCCTGCATGCGCGCAGCCTGGAGGTGCTCGCGCAGCGCGGGGTCGTCGAGCGCTTCACCTCGCAAGGGCAGGCGGTCCAGAACGTCGCGTTCGGGCAGACGCTCCTGGACCTCAGCGACTTCCCGACGCGTCACAACCATGGGCTCGCGCTCATGCAGGAGCGCTTCGAGCGCATCCTGGCCGAGTGGGTGGGCGAGCTGGCGGTGCCCATCTATCGAGGGTGCGAGGTGACGGGCTTCACGCAGGACGACACCCATGTCGATGTGGAGCTGTCCGACGGCCGCATGTTGCGGGCGCGGTACCTCGTCGGGTGTGACGGGGGGCGCAGCCTCATCCGCAAGGCGGCGGGCATCGAGTTCCCGGGGTGGGACGCGTCCATCAGCTACCTCATCGCCGAGGTCGAGATGACGGGCGCACCGGCGTTCGGCATCCGCCGGGACGAGAAGGGCACCTACGCCATGGGCAAGCTGGAGGACGGGCGGGTGGGCGTCGTGCTGAGAGAGGAGCAGGTCGGCTCGGGTGACGCGCCGACCCTCGAGGGGCTGCGCGAGGGGCTCGTCGCGCTCTACGGGACGGACTACGGCCTGAGCCGCGCCACGTCCCTCTCGCGGTTCACCGACATGACGCGACAGGCGGCGTCCTACCGCGACCGGCGAGTGCTCCTGGCCGGTGACGCGGCGCACGTGCACTCACCGATGGGCGGACAGGGGCTGAACCTGGGGGTGCAGGATGCCGTGAACCTGGGGTGGAAGCTGGCCCAGGTCGTGCGCGGCGTCTCTCCGGAGAGCCTGCTCGACACGTACCAGGCCGAGCGGCACCCCGTCGCGGCCCGTGCGCTGCGCAAGACCATGGCGCAGACCGCGCTCAGCCGAGGGGATGCGCGGATGGATGCCGTGCGCGAGACGCTGGCGGAGCTGCTGCGGATGGACGAGCCCCGCAAGCAGTACGCGGCGCTGATGTCGGGGCTGGACGTCCACTACGACCTGGGCAGCGGACACCCGCTGCTCGGGCGCCGCATGCCGGACCTTGACCTGGTCACCGAGGAGGGCCCGCGGCGCGTGTTCCACCTGCTGCACGACGCGCGGCCCGTGCTGCTCAACCTGGGCGAGCCCGGCACTCCTGACATCACGCCCTGGGAGGACCGGGTCCGGCGGGTCGATGCTCGCTACACGGGGGCGTGGGAGCTCCCGGTGCTCGGTGCCGTCTCCGCGCCCGTCGCGGTGCTGATTCGACCGGACGGGCACGTCGCGTGGGTCGGAGAGGGCACGGACCTGGGGCTGCATGAGGCCCTGACCCGATGGTTCGGGCCCCCCGTCGCTCAGAAGATGCCCTGA
- a CDS encoding zinc-dependent metalloprotease: MLKQAAVLVASCGALMVGCGSDVEGNNNEEIVSNLLKAGFPSNDIMVVDDAVYVGQDAHVTLEASREMLQSEGPEQYRTTNLVSSTVRKICVNPTAGFNSYSRLSQGLDLAIANYNGLGLSFTMARGPTTGCNANITATTMSGAGGSAGFPSGGLPYGTINIGTGLQSYSVDVNEHVITHELGHAIGFRHSDYYNRSISCGSGGNEGAAGVGAILINGTPSTATVGGSIMNSCFRSTETGEWTSTDITALNVLY, from the coding sequence ATGCTCAAGCAGGCGGCAGTCCTCGTGGCGAGCTGTGGCGCGCTGATGGTTGGTTGCGGTTCCGACGTGGAGGGCAATAACAACGAGGAGATCGTCTCCAATCTGCTCAAGGCGGGCTTCCCGTCCAACGACATCATGGTCGTCGACGACGCGGTGTACGTGGGCCAGGACGCTCACGTGACGCTCGAGGCGTCCCGCGAGATGCTCCAGTCGGAAGGCCCGGAGCAGTACCGGACGACCAACCTGGTGAGCTCGACCGTGCGGAAGATCTGCGTCAACCCCACCGCCGGGTTCAACAGCTACAGCCGGCTCAGCCAGGGCCTGGACCTGGCCATCGCCAACTACAACGGCCTGGGCCTCTCCTTCACGATGGCGCGCGGGCCCACCACGGGCTGCAACGCGAACATCACCGCGACGACCATGTCCGGCGCGGGCGGCTCCGCGGGCTTCCCCTCGGGCGGCCTGCCCTACGGGACCATCAACATCGGCACGGGCCTGCAGAGCTACAGCGTGGACGTGAACGAGCACGTCATCACGCACGAGCTGGGTCACGCCATCGGCTTCCGTCACTCTGACTACTACAACCGCTCCATCAGCTGCGGCTCCGGCGGCAACGAGGGCGCGGCGGGCGTGGGCGCCATCCTCATCAACGGCACCCCGTCCACCGCCACGGTGGGCGGCTCCATCATGAACTCCTGCTTCCGCTCGACGGAGACGGGTGAGTGGACCAGCACGGACATCACCGCGCTGAACGTCCTCTACTAA
- a CDS encoding group II truncated hemoglobin, protein MSASSPPDGREDSSPVPSLFAWAGGAEALARLTEHFYERVRTDALLGPVFERMSAAHPAHVALFLGEVLGGPPRYSGERGGHPEMIRHHLGRHLTEAQRRRWTELLCDCSDEVGLPRDPEFRSAFVAYVEWGSRLAVINSRDGVSVDLEAPMPVWGWGVPGGPYRPG, encoded by the coding sequence GTGAGCGCGTCCTCCCCGCCGGATGGACGCGAGGACTCCAGCCCCGTGCCGTCGTTGTTCGCGTGGGCGGGTGGGGCCGAAGCCCTCGCGCGATTGACGGAGCATTTCTATGAGCGCGTGCGCACGGACGCACTGCTGGGCCCCGTCTTCGAGCGGATGTCCGCGGCACATCCTGCCCACGTTGCCCTCTTCCTGGGCGAGGTGCTGGGAGGACCCCCCCGCTACAGCGGCGAGAGAGGAGGGCATCCCGAGATGATTCGCCATCACCTCGGAAGACACCTGACAGAGGCGCAGCGTCGGCGCTGGACGGAGCTCCTGTGCGACTGCTCCGACGAGGTGGGGCTGCCACGGGACCCTGAGTTCCGGTCGGCGTTCGTCGCCTATGTCGAGTGGGGGTCGAGGCTCGCGGTCATCAACTCCCGGGATGGCGTGAGCGTCGACCTGGAGGCGCCCATGCCTGTCTGGGGCTGGGGCGTTCCCGGCGGTCCGTACCGTCCTGGATAG
- a CDS encoding putative quinol monooxygenase: MVVEYIRYDVPTERAAAFLEAYQRAGEHLRASSHCLRYEVSRGVEEPHHFVVRIEWDSEEGHLQGFRRSPEFRKFFELVKPFVSDIQEMKHYRVEGAWSRP; the protein is encoded by the coding sequence ATGGTCGTGGAGTACATCCGTTATGACGTTCCCACCGAGCGGGCAGCGGCATTTCTGGAGGCCTACCAGCGCGCGGGTGAGCACCTGCGCGCCTCGTCCCACTGTCTGCGCTACGAAGTGAGCCGGGGCGTCGAGGAGCCGCACCACTTCGTCGTCCGCATCGAGTGGGACTCTGAGGAGGGCCATCTCCAGGGGTTTCGCCGGAGCCCCGAGTTCCGGAAGTTCTTCGAGCTCGTCAAGCCCTTCGTTTCCGATATCCAGGAGATGAAGCACTACCGCGTCGAGGGTGCCTGGAGCCGTCCGTGA
- a CDS encoding AraC family transcriptional regulator gives MEPLSAVLRGMRLKGSIYAAWELRAPWGMDLPEGPFASFHLVERGRCTLRTSHGVHHLEAGELVVLFEGQAHLLLSSSQASVVPLAQLVERHPLEGGVRRVEGAGDPTRLVCGKFAAEGEQDARMLRGLPRVVHLGQRKLASLPALRTLLDALAHEATSSAPGAATATARITEALFVQVLRALLLDTEEAPPGWLAGLREPRLAEALHQLHLDPARHWSVGELATRVGMSRTRFALLFQERIGQPPMAYLMSLRLDLAAQHLRDGEESIGEIAHAAGFASQSGLNRAFHRRFGQTPSAFRKATTR, from the coding sequence ATGGAGCCACTCTCGGCGGTACTTCGCGGAATGCGCCTGAAAGGAAGCATCTATGCCGCCTGGGAGCTGCGCGCCCCCTGGGGCATGGACCTGCCCGAAGGCCCCTTCGCGTCGTTTCACCTGGTCGAGCGAGGACGATGCACGCTGCGCACCTCGCACGGAGTCCATCACCTGGAGGCCGGTGAACTGGTCGTCCTCTTCGAGGGCCAGGCACACCTGCTGCTGTCCTCGAGCCAGGCCTCCGTCGTTCCCCTCGCGCAGCTCGTGGAGCGGCATCCCCTGGAGGGAGGTGTGCGTCGAGTGGAGGGAGCGGGCGACCCCACCCGCCTGGTCTGCGGCAAGTTCGCCGCGGAGGGAGAACAGGACGCGAGGATGCTGCGCGGGCTCCCTCGCGTCGTCCACCTGGGACAGCGCAAGCTGGCTTCGCTTCCCGCGCTCCGCACGCTGCTGGACGCCCTCGCACACGAAGCCACCTCTTCAGCGCCCGGTGCGGCCACGGCCACCGCCCGAATCACGGAGGCGCTCTTCGTCCAGGTGCTGCGCGCCCTGCTCCTCGACACGGAGGAGGCCCCACCGGGGTGGTTGGCGGGACTGCGAGAGCCTCGACTGGCGGAGGCCCTCCATCAGCTCCACCTGGACCCTGCTCGGCACTGGTCCGTCGGAGAGCTGGCCACGCGGGTGGGAATGTCTCGCACGCGGTTCGCCCTGCTCTTCCAGGAGCGCATCGGCCAGCCCCCCATGGCCTACCTCATGAGTCTCCGCCTGGACCTGGCTGCTCAGCACCTGCGGGATGGAGAGGAATCCATTGGCGAAATCGCGCACGCGGCGGGGTTCGCGAGTCAATCTGGACTGAACCGCGCGTTCCATCGGCGCTTCGGTCAAACGCCCTCGGCCTTCCGCAAGGCCACGACCCGATGA
- a CDS encoding M57 family metalloprotease: MFKQTAVLAVTGVALLVGCGGMDPQMENEEIISNLIEAGYPANDIRVIDEAVFVSGDTLVTLQASREMLQTPAGSAEHYRSNNLVGPQVTKICIIPSSAFNSSPMLSQGLNLAIENYNQLGLRFSFARDWTPDCSATIEANISTAKPDNWAGFPEGGLPFGSINMVPAMNDQTLDINEHIITHELGHTIGLRHTDYFDRSISCVPPYTGVEGPETVGVNHIEGTPTGAVWDGSVMNACPHAGNTGEFTGEDINALDLLYGKPCSSINLAESRGQTGKQIRCICAPGVSGSVWGTNNYTDDSNICSAAVHAGVRTPLGGRVVVEVQPAQTIFIGTTRNGVTSNSYGAWGGSFRFIGPQVPQPPPLCSSFNVMGYRGQNGVSIRCTCPTVTLGASVWGTDLYTDDSNVCAAAVHAGAIPATGGQVSVTIQPGQSSYAGTSRNGVTTSSYGAWSGSISLSP, translated from the coding sequence ATGTTCAAGCAGACAGCAGTCCTCGCGGTGACCGGTGTCGCATTGCTGGTCGGCTGCGGCGGTATGGACCCACAGATGGAGAACGAGGAGATCATCTCCAACCTCATCGAGGCTGGCTATCCGGCCAATGACATCCGCGTCATCGACGAGGCCGTGTTCGTGAGCGGCGACACGCTGGTGACGCTCCAGGCGTCGCGCGAGATGCTTCAGACGCCCGCTGGGAGCGCCGAGCACTACCGCTCGAACAACCTCGTCGGCCCCCAGGTGACGAAAATCTGTATCATCCCCTCGTCCGCGTTCAACAGCTCCCCCATGTTGAGCCAGGGACTCAACCTGGCCATCGAGAACTACAACCAGCTCGGTCTGCGATTCTCCTTCGCGCGCGACTGGACGCCGGACTGCTCCGCGACCATCGAAGCGAACATCTCCACCGCCAAGCCCGATAACTGGGCGGGGTTCCCGGAGGGCGGCCTGCCCTTCGGGTCCATCAACATGGTTCCGGCGATGAACGACCAGACGCTCGACATCAACGAGCACATCATCACGCACGAGCTGGGCCACACGATTGGCCTGCGACACACGGACTACTTTGATCGCAGCATCAGCTGTGTGCCGCCCTACACCGGAGTCGAGGGGCCCGAGACCGTGGGCGTCAACCACATCGAGGGGACACCGACCGGCGCCGTCTGGGATGGGTCTGTCATGAACGCCTGTCCGCACGCGGGCAACACCGGCGAGTTCACCGGCGAGGACATCAACGCGCTGGACCTCCTCTATGGAAAGCCCTGCTCGAGCATCAACCTCGCGGAGTCCCGTGGGCAGACGGGGAAGCAGATCCGGTGCATCTGCGCCCCGGGCGTCAGCGGCTCGGTCTGGGGGACGAACAACTACACCGATGATTCGAACATCTGCTCCGCCGCGGTGCACGCGGGGGTGAGGACCCCGCTCGGTGGGAGGGTGGTGGTCGAGGTCCAGCCGGCCCAGACCATCTTCATCGGAACCACCCGCAACGGCGTCACCTCGAACTCGTACGGTGCCTGGGGAGGGAGCTTCCGCTTCATCGGGCCGCAGGTGCCGCAGCCGCCTCCGCTCTGCTCCAGCTTCAACGTGATGGGTTACCGTGGGCAGAACGGGGTGAGCATCCGGTGCACCTGCCCGACGGTGACGCTCGGGGCATCGGTGTGGGGCACGGACCTCTACACGGATGACTCGAATGTCTGCGCGGCGGCCGTGCACGCGGGGGCGATTCCCGCCACGGGAGGACAGGTCTCCGTCACCATCCAGCCGGGCCAGAGCAGCTACGCGGGCACCTCGCGCAACGGCGTCACCACGTCCTCCTACGGGGCCTGGTCGGGCAGCATCTCCCTGAGCCCGTAG
- a CDS encoding acyl-CoA desaturase has product MVPFFFAAHWMLSVLFQSLFQHRYAAHRMYTMTPRTERLLHLTTALVQGSSYLDPRAYAILHREHHAHADTVRDPHSPAHQRNPLRMMLKTARRFGGLLSGRIQAEARFIGGYPEWPAVDRFFNSWTAHLGFGALYTLFYKRFATRRWHWALLPAHFVMGPIHGAIVNWCGHRYGYRNFATRDQSRNTLPLDVVCMGELFQNNHHARPANPDFASRRFELDPTWQVMRLLARLKLIQLTNAPRSIPEDWRQAQPALNASAA; this is encoded by the coding sequence ATGGTTCCTTTCTTCTTCGCCGCCCATTGGATGCTGAGTGTGCTCTTCCAGAGCCTCTTCCAGCATCGCTACGCCGCGCACCGCATGTACACGATGACGCCGCGCACCGAACGCCTGCTCCACCTGACCACCGCCCTGGTGCAGGGTTCGAGCTATCTCGACCCACGTGCCTACGCCATCCTGCATCGCGAGCACCACGCCCATGCGGACACCGTCCGCGACCCGCACTCGCCCGCGCACCAGCGAAACCCGCTGCGCATGATGCTGAAGACCGCGCGTCGCTTCGGGGGACTTCTCTCCGGCCGCATCCAGGCGGAGGCGCGCTTCATCGGTGGCTACCCCGAGTGGCCGGCGGTGGACCGCTTCTTCAATAGCTGGACCGCCCACCTGGGATTCGGTGCGCTCTACACTCTCTTCTACAAGCGCTTTGCCACCCGCAGATGGCACTGGGCACTCCTGCCCGCCCACTTCGTGATGGGCCCCATCCACGGCGCCATCGTGAACTGGTGCGGACACCGGTATGGCTATCGCAACTTCGCGACGCGAGACCAGTCACGCAACACACTGCCCCTGGACGTGGTGTGCATGGGCGAGCTGTTCCAGAACAACCACCACGCCCGGCCGGCGAACCCTGACTTCGCCTCCAGGCGATTCGAGCTGGACCCCACCTGGCAAGTGATGCGGCTGCTCGCCCGCCTGAAGCTCATCCAGTTGACGAACGCTCCGCGGTCGATTCCCGAGGATTGGAGACAGGCCCAACCCGCGCTCAACGCGTCGGCAGCCTGA
- a CDS encoding PRC-barrel domain containing protein, giving the protein MRFSEQVRPGHTVVAAGGQQIGTVEALSIDSETWKVEGLQVKLRSEAADEIGAFWNYFHAGRVELPTRIVQSVSDTVVLSVSLDELRQTLAAPSPEAPTDHPPTA; this is encoded by the coding sequence ATGCGATTCTCAGAGCAAGTCCGCCCTGGCCACACCGTCGTCGCGGCGGGGGGCCAGCAAATCGGTACCGTCGAAGCATTGTCCATCGACAGCGAGACATGGAAGGTCGAGGGGCTTCAAGTGAAGCTGCGCTCGGAGGCCGCTGACGAGATTGGGGCGTTCTGGAACTACTTCCACGCGGGCCGGGTCGAGCTGCCCACGCGCATCGTCCAGTCGGTCAGTGACACCGTGGTCCTGTCTGTCTCATTGGACGAACTGCGTCAGACCTTGGCAGCTCCTTCGCCGGAGGCACCGACAGACCACCCTCCCACCGCATGA
- a CDS encoding LysR family transcriptional regulator yields the protein MENLITLESFVRSAQVLSFSAAARGLGLTPAAVSQSVARLEARLGVRLFQRSTRGLTLTEPGERFLREVSGGLDTLQTAIANVSLAAEQPAGLLKVSMAPAFGHGYLVPMLKDFLGRYPAIVPDWHFDTRPVDLIAEGFDAAIGGGFDLPSGLAARELARAHIIAVAAPSYLERINPPKDPTDLQRHEGLLLRSPLTGRIRSWPLRNRAGDQVAVEMRPRMILNDPTALTHCALMGLGITFVAVMDVLPHLREGTLVRLLPDWYADIGPISLYYAGHRQLPAKTRVFVDYVVAEFKRQSLAALFDASGAMEANARKGVLGHPKTTQAGSLKAGPKSRGTGMLTPR from the coding sequence ATGGAGAACCTCATCACCCTGGAGTCGTTTGTCCGCAGCGCGCAGGTCCTGAGCTTCTCCGCCGCAGCGCGCGGGCTGGGCCTGACGCCCGCGGCGGTGAGCCAGAGCGTCGCGCGGCTCGAGGCCCGGCTGGGCGTGCGCCTGTTCCAGCGGAGCACGCGGGGGCTGACGCTGACGGAGCCGGGGGAGCGGTTCCTGCGGGAGGTGAGCGGAGGGCTCGACACGCTCCAGACGGCCATCGCCAACGTGTCGTTGGCGGCGGAGCAGCCAGCGGGGCTGCTCAAGGTCAGCATGGCTCCCGCCTTCGGCCATGGCTACCTCGTGCCCATGCTGAAGGACTTCCTCGGCCGCTATCCCGCCATTGTGCCGGACTGGCACTTCGACACCCGACCCGTCGACCTCATCGCCGAAGGCTTCGACGCGGCGATTGGCGGCGGCTTCGACCTTCCCTCGGGGCTGGCGGCGCGCGAGCTGGCTCGGGCCCACATCATCGCGGTGGCCGCGCCGTCGTACCTGGAACGCATCAACCCGCCGAAGGACCCCACGGACCTCCAGCGCCACGAGGGGCTGCTGCTGCGCTCGCCGCTCACGGGGCGCATCCGCTCGTGGCCGCTGCGAAACCGCGCGGGTGACCAGGTCGCCGTCGAGATGCGGCCACGTATGATTCTCAATGACCCGACGGCGCTCACGCACTGCGCGCTGATGGGCCTGGGTATCACCTTCGTCGCGGTGATGGATGTGCTGCCGCACCTGCGCGAGGGGACACTCGTGCGGCTGCTGCCGGATTGGTACGCCGACATCGGGCCCATCTCGCTCTACTACGCGGGGCACCGGCAACTGCCCGCGAAGACGCGCGTCTTCGTGGACTACGTCGTGGCCGAGTTCAAGCGACAGAGCCTGGCCGCGTTGTTCGACGCGAGCGGAGCGATGGAGGCGAATGCGCGCAAGGGCGTCTTGGGCCACCCGAAAACAACCCAAGCGGGCTCCTTGAAAGCAGGCCCCAAGAGCAGAGGGACCGGGATGTTGACGCCCCGGTAG
- a CDS encoding hydrolase, translating to MNTSLATSHNPKAGLNALLTPDNCVLILIDHQPFQFAGLRSHDSQTIINNVVGLAKAAKLFKVPTLLSTVLEERGGFLLKQLQEVFPEQKPINRTFINTWEDTRVVEWVKKTGKKKIVMAAMWSEICLAMPVIHALGEGYEVYIVTDASGGVSLEAHEVAIQRMVQAGAVPLTWTVFGSELQRDWAREATVPELAKILVEHTGNVGTSFLWEQQLLNTPSSK from the coding sequence ATGAACACCTCCCTCGCGACCTCACACAACCCGAAGGCCGGTCTGAACGCACTGCTCACCCCGGACAACTGCGTCCTCATCCTCATCGACCACCAGCCGTTCCAGTTCGCGGGCCTGCGCAGCCACGACAGCCAGACCATCATCAACAACGTCGTGGGCCTCGCGAAGGCGGCGAAGCTGTTCAAGGTCCCCACGCTGCTCTCCACGGTGCTGGAGGAGCGCGGCGGCTTCCTGCTGAAGCAGCTCCAGGAGGTCTTCCCCGAGCAGAAGCCCATCAACCGCACGTTCATCAACACGTGGGAGGACACCCGCGTCGTGGAGTGGGTGAAGAAGACGGGCAAGAAGAAGATTGTGATGGCCGCGATGTGGTCGGAAATCTGCCTCGCCATGCCTGTGATTCACGCGCTCGGAGAGGGGTACGAGGTCTACATCGTCACGGACGCCTCCGGCGGCGTCAGCCTCGAGGCGCACGAGGTCGCGATTCAGCGCATGGTGCAGGCCGGCGCCGTGCCCCTCACCTGGACGGTGTTCGGCTCCGAGTTGCAGCGCGACTGGGCTCGCGAGGCCACCGTGCCAGAGCTCGCGAAGATTCTCGTCGAGCACACCGGCAACGTCGGCACCAGCTTCCTGTGGGAGCAGCAGCTTCTCAACACGCCCTCGTCCAAGTGA
- a CDS encoding NADPH-dependent F420 reductase codes for MKIGIIGAGSIGQALAGHMAKTGHEVMVSNSRGPETLVELVRRLGPKARAATRQEAAAADVVILSVPWETVPEVMSGLPAWKGRLLIDATNPVLLPGFRLAELGGRTSSEVVASLAPGARVVKAANTLLAAVLAADPRQPGGRRVLFMSGDDEGAKKEVGNLFGQVGFATVDLGSLSVGGRLQQFPGGPLPTLNLLKLD; via the coding sequence ATGAAGATTGGAATCATTGGCGCGGGCAGCATCGGTCAGGCCCTCGCGGGCCACATGGCGAAGACGGGCCATGAAGTGATGGTCAGCAACAGCCGTGGGCCGGAGACGCTGGTGGAGCTGGTGCGGCGGCTCGGCCCGAAGGCTCGCGCGGCCACGCGACAGGAGGCCGCGGCGGCGGACGTCGTCATCCTGTCGGTCCCGTGGGAGACCGTGCCCGAGGTGATGTCTGGACTGCCCGCCTGGAAGGGTCGGCTCCTCATCGATGCCACCAATCCCGTCCTCCTGCCGGGCTTCCGCCTCGCCGAACTGGGAGGGCGCACGTCGAGCGAGGTCGTCGCGTCACTCGCCCCGGGTGCGCGGGTGGTGAAGGCCGCCAACACGCTCCTCGCCGCCGTGCTCGCGGCGGACCCGCGCCAGCCTGGCGGGCGGCGGGTGTTGTTCATGTCGGGAGACGACGAGGGCGCGAAGAAAGAGGTGGGGAACCTCTTCGGGCAGGTGGGCTTCGCCACCGTGGACCTGGGCAGCCTGTCGGTGGGTGGCAGGTTGCAACAGTTTCCGGGTGGCCCCTTGCCGACGCTGAATCTCCTCAAGCTGGACTGA
- a CDS encoding aminotransferase class V-fold PLP-dependent enzyme, whose protein sequence is MFKAPNSDAAASTAESIDIRPLFTSLSDVGLLSKERGRALTDKLNRFFEAVRAPSKKTDEAFWTSFQQEFGFATLAPSERVTPMNAANLCPEPTALIESLNELRLEYNLNVSQQMRTAQGERVRQLEQTRKSLALGLGLTDPNDLAIVRNATEANNAINCGFRGWSADGNDTVVMWAENHPTNRDAWKMRAEWPGGPTPFKVVEVSFPTNAPEADIAAAFIQRITDRTRFVTYTETANSNGFRMPESVMRAIWDHVKANRPNCHVHIDGTMAWGARPLNLANAYCHSLVSSAHKWFLGPKETGILFMRKEKARNFMPSIYGYDYRIVIVPYRELPENALRFELIGQRDDVNIIALELTQKMWMDLQPRRPYERIAQLGQHLMTRLQQPAGRWKLVTPSDPARSWGVVRVEAPQEGREKTLYNWLYEDPRYRIAGSGDAATFRLCPHIYNTLADVDRAVDGMNAWFEDRRS, encoded by the coding sequence ATGTTCAAAGCCCCCAACTCCGACGCGGCCGCCAGCACGGCCGAGTCCATCGACATCCGCCCCCTCTTCACGTCCCTGTCCGACGTGGGGCTCCTCTCCAAGGAGCGAGGACGCGCGCTGACAGACAAGCTGAACCGTTTCTTCGAGGCGGTCCGCGCCCCATCCAAGAAGACAGACGAGGCGTTCTGGACGAGTTTCCAGCAGGAGTTCGGCTTCGCGACGCTGGCCCCTTCCGAGCGCGTCACGCCGATGAACGCCGCCAACCTCTGTCCGGAGCCCACGGCGCTCATCGAGTCGCTCAACGAACTGCGCCTCGAATACAACCTCAATGTCTCGCAGCAGATGCGCACCGCGCAGGGCGAGCGCGTGCGCCAACTGGAGCAGACACGCAAGAGCCTGGCGCTCGGGTTGGGGCTGACGGACCCGAACGACCTGGCCATCGTGCGCAATGCCACGGAGGCGAACAACGCCATCAATTGCGGCTTCCGGGGCTGGAGCGCGGATGGGAATGACACCGTGGTGATGTGGGCGGAGAACCACCCCACCAACCGCGATGCCTGGAAGATGCGAGCCGAGTGGCCTGGGGGACCTACTCCCTTCAAGGTGGTAGAGGTGTCCTTCCCGACGAACGCCCCGGAGGCGGACATCGCGGCGGCCTTCATCCAGCGAATCACCGACCGCACGCGCTTCGTGACCTACACGGAGACGGCCAACAGCAATGGCTTTCGCATGCCCGAGTCGGTGATGCGCGCCATCTGGGACCACGTGAAGGCGAACCGGCCGAACTGCCATGTCCACATCGATGGAACGATGGCGTGGGGCGCGCGCCCGCTCAACCTGGCGAACGCGTACTGCCACAGCCTCGTCTCCAGCGCCCACAAGTGGTTCCTGGGACCCAAGGAGACAGGCATCCTCTTCATGCGCAAGGAGAAGGCCCGGAACTTCATGCCGAGCATCTACGGGTATGACTACCGCATCGTCATCGTGCCGTACCGGGAGCTGCCCGAGAATGCGCTGAGATTCGAGCTCATCGGGCAGCGCGACGACGTGAACATCATCGCGCTCGAACTTACCCAGAAGATGTGGATGGACCTGCAACCGCGCAGGCCCTACGAGCGCATCGCCCAGCTCGGCCAGCACCTCATGACACGGCTCCAGCAGCCGGCGGGCCGGTGGAAGCTCGTCACCCCGAGCGACCCGGCGCGCAGTTGGGGAGTGGTGCGCGTCGAGGCGCCTCAAGAGGGCCGCGAGAAGACGCTGTACAACTGGCTCTACGAGGACCCGCGCTACCGCATCGCGGGCTCCGGGGACGCGGCGACGTTCCGCCTGTGCCCACACATCTACAACACGCTGGCCGATGTGGACCGGGCCGTCGATGGGATGAATGCCTGGTTCGAGGACAGGCGTTCATGA